The genome window CGACGGCCAGCCGGACCCGTTCGGCCAGGACCTCCAGACCGGCCCGGTCGGTCTGAGGAAGGAGGGCCATGAATCGGTCGCCGTGATAGCGACAGACCACGTCGGCCTCGCGGGTCATCCGGGTCAGCAGGGTGGCCACCTGGCAAAGGACCTGGTCGCCGGCGCCGCGACCGTACTGCTGGTTGACCCGGGCCAACTCGTCGATGTCCAGGCGGAGGCAGGAAACCGCGTAACCGTAGCGCTTCCCGCGGGCGACCTCCTGCTTGGCCCGCTCCCTGGCGTAGGCCCGGGTGAAGAGGCCGGTCAGATCGTCGCGGATGACCAGCTGCCGGAGGATCCGCTCGCGGCGGCGGAACTCGTCCCGGAGGCGCTTGGCCCTGGTCGCCGAACGGATGCAGGCGGCCAACTCCCGCGGTTCATAGGGCGGCGCGAGAAAATCGCAGAGCTGGACGTCCCGCAGGCGGACAGGCATGGCCGGCGGTTCGTCCCGACCGTCGATGACGACCACCGGGATGAGCCAGGCCTCGTCGTCCCGGGCCAGGGCGACAATGACGCCATCGGCCCCCGGCCCTTGGATGACGATGACATCCGGGGCGGCGCGATGGGCCGTGGCGACCGGGTCCTCCCCGGTCGTCGATATGACCTCGTAGCCCAGTCCGCTCAGCCGGAGACATAGGTCATCGGTCTCCGGGCCGGCTGTGACGGCCAGGACCCTTGGCGCCCGCTGCTTCATCTCGCCCCTCCAGACCTGATGCCAGGAAAGGTTGCCTTTCCGCTTCGACCCTCCGTTTTTCGCCGCCAGACGACAAAATCCTGCCGGGCCCGACCGGGGCGGCCGGCGTCCGCCTGAAAACTCAGGCGGGGCGCGGGTTCC of Bacillota bacterium contains these proteins:
- a CDS encoding diguanylate cyclase, whose product is MKQRAPRVLAVTAGPETDDLCLRLSGLGYEVISTTGEDPVATAHRAAPDVIVIQGPGADGVIVALARDDEAWLIPVVVIDGRDEPPAMPVRLRDVQLCDFLAPPYEPRELAACIRSATRAKRLRDEFRRRERILRQLVIRDDLTGLFTRAYARERAKQEVARGKRYGYAVSCLRLDIDELARVNQQYGRGAGDQVLCQVATLLTRMTREADVVCRYHGDRFMALLPQTDRAGLEVLAERVRLAVERYRDPSGPRVTATIGGATFPGPEVQGSGSLVRRAGDALRLGRQGGGNKIVIL